From the genome of Streptomyces sp. V1I1, one region includes:
- a CDS encoding alpha/beta fold hydrolase, whose protein sequence is MATADVNGIIIGYDDQGGRDDTPLLLVHGHPFNRTMWAPQAEEFASAGYRVVTADLRGYGESSVVPGITPLEDFARDIAALMDLLDLDRVLLGGLSMGGQIAMEFYRLFPRRVSGLLLADTFPAAEKPEGRVFRNAMADRLLAEGMGGYADEVIDKMVAPYNIAAFPEVAAHVLGMMRTTPPEGAAAALRGRAERPDYCELLTKVTVPALVVVGADDEYTPVNDAEFMHQQLPDSTLAIIEGSAHMPNLERPAEFNAALARFLGAL, encoded by the coding sequence ATGGCGACCGCAGACGTGAACGGCATCATCATCGGTTACGACGACCAGGGTGGCCGCGATGACACGCCTCTCCTCCTCGTCCACGGGCACCCTTTCAACCGCACCATGTGGGCGCCGCAGGCCGAGGAGTTCGCATCGGCCGGATATCGCGTGGTCACCGCGGACCTGCGCGGCTACGGCGAGAGCAGTGTCGTCCCCGGGATCACGCCGCTGGAGGACTTCGCCCGCGACATCGCTGCGCTGATGGACCTGCTCGACCTCGACCGAGTGCTTCTCGGCGGGCTGTCCATGGGCGGGCAAATCGCGATGGAGTTCTACCGCCTCTTCCCCCGCCGGGTCAGCGGTCTACTGCTCGCCGACACCTTCCCCGCCGCGGAGAAGCCCGAGGGCAGGGTCTTCCGCAACGCCATGGCGGACCGGCTGCTCGCGGAGGGCATGGGCGGCTACGCGGACGAGGTCATCGACAAGATGGTCGCCCCGTACAACATCGCTGCTTTCCCCGAGGTCGCCGCACACGTGCTGGGGATGATGCGGACGACCCCACCAGAGGGCGCAGCGGCGGCGCTGCGCGGGCGGGCGGAACGCCCAGACTACTGCGAGCTGCTGACCAAGGTGACGGTTCCCGCGCTGGTCGTGGTCGGTGCGGATGACGAGTACACCCCGGTGAACGACGCCGAGTTCATGCACCAGCAGCTGCCGGACTCCACCCTCGCCATCATCGAGGGCTCAGCCCACATGCCCAACCTGGAGCGCCCGGCCGAGTTCAACGCCGCCCTGGCCCGGTTCCTGGGCGCACTATGA
- a CDS encoding GNAT family N-acetyltransferase produces MNDEPLPIPKRVRFVELSAKALRALADGDLAGGSAETGVALDEFFVCDRARWIFGYRADQLAEDPSAAPWITRAAVSEPDGAVVGDAGFHGPPDEAGMVEVGYTVVPGYRRQGYARAMLTALLVRAAAEPGVRTVRASIRSDNNESLGTIAGFGFTRVGEQGNERDGLEIVFEVPADAIQAE; encoded by the coding sequence ATGAATGACGAACCTCTCCCCATCCCCAAACGCGTCCGCTTCGTCGAGCTCAGCGCAAAGGCGCTGCGGGCGCTTGCCGACGGTGACCTCGCTGGCGGCAGCGCCGAGACCGGGGTCGCCCTTGACGAATTCTTCGTCTGCGACCGGGCCCGCTGGATCTTCGGCTATCGCGCTGACCAGCTCGCCGAGGACCCGTCTGCCGCGCCCTGGATCACGCGGGCCGCGGTGTCCGAGCCGGACGGGGCCGTGGTCGGCGACGCCGGGTTCCACGGGCCGCCGGACGAGGCCGGCATGGTCGAGGTCGGCTACACCGTCGTGCCCGGGTACCGCCGCCAGGGCTATGCCCGCGCCATGCTGACGGCGCTGCTCGTCAGGGCCGCCGCCGAACCCGGTGTCAGGACCGTGCGGGCCAGTATCAGATCCGACAACAACGAATCCCTGGGCACCATCGCGGGCTTCGGTTTCACGCGCGTCGGCGAGCAGGGGAACGAGCGCGACGGGCTCGAGATCGTCTTCGAGGTCCCGGCAGACGCGATTCAGGCCGAGTAG
- a CDS encoding RICIN domain-containing protein has protein sequence MRLTLRKRMGGLAAMIMLAGIGSAATATGASAEPAPSTSLAPFAGVFHPIKNVGNSKCLQPEGGSTGEVAIVQAACTGSTAQGWQFLQFSGSSYHLINQLSGLCMYMNGPVASRSPIAQVECTDVTNEDWKSSAPPPDVVTLMSRAGRRDTNLCIDVPGGPSAEGLGVQIFRCNGSLAQRWIVGF, from the coding sequence ATGCGTCTCACCTTGCGAAAGAGAATGGGCGGTCTCGCCGCCATGATCATGCTGGCCGGCATCGGTTCAGCTGCTACCGCCACGGGAGCGAGTGCGGAACCGGCACCGTCCACGTCCCTAGCGCCCTTCGCCGGTGTCTTCCATCCGATCAAGAACGTCGGCAACAGCAAGTGCCTGCAACCCGAGGGCGGATCCACGGGCGAGGTGGCGATCGTGCAGGCGGCCTGTACGGGCAGCACCGCGCAGGGCTGGCAGTTCCTGCAATTCTCCGGCAGCAGCTACCACCTCATCAACCAGCTCAGCGGCCTATGCATGTACATGAACGGCCCCGTCGCGTCCCGGTCGCCGATCGCCCAGGTGGAGTGCACAGATGTCACCAACGAGGACTGGAAGAGCTCGGCACCGCCGCCTGACGTCGTGACGCTGATGTCGAGGGCAGGTCGTCGTGACACCAACCTCTGCATCGACGTGCCGGGGGGACCGTCGGCCGAGGGGTTGGGTGTGCAGATCTTCCGCTGCAACGGAAGCCTCGCGCAGCGCTGGATCGTCGGCTTCTAG
- a CDS encoding transposase family protein — translation MKLTWARAACSHPAPSGVSSAHFGELSAELASAWEAARQSALRETRGGERRRAAGAGRKPKLAFLDRLLVTLVHLRRHLPHVVLSELFEVDRSTVSAATARSARCWRPVVSPCPTGPACG, via the coding sequence GTGAAGCTGACCTGGGCCCGTGCGGCCTGTTCCCATCCTGCCCCGTCCGGTGTCTCAAGCGCACATTTCGGCGAGTTGTCCGCCGAGCTCGCCAGTGCGTGGGAGGCCGCCCGGCAGTCCGCGCTCCGCGAGACCCGGGGCGGGGAGCGTCGGCGGGCGGCGGGTGCCGGCCGAAAGCCCAAGCTGGCCTTCCTCGATCGGCTGCTGGTCACCCTGGTCCATCTGCGCCGTCATTTGCCGCACGTGGTGCTCTCCGAGCTCTTCGAGGTGGATCGCTCCACCGTTTCCGCGGCCACCGCCAGGTCCGCCCGCTGCTGGCGGCCCGTGGTTTCGCCGTGCCCGACCGGCCCGGCCTGCGGCTGA
- a CDS encoding winged helix-turn-helix transcriptional regulator → MSRLRRMPPRQQRRRSYDQYCASARALDAVGDRWTLLIVRELLGGPRRYTDLHADLPGVSTDVLAARLKDMEAQGLATRRRLPPPGAATVYELTPRGVGLLPVLTALAEWGAPDLAERRPTDAVRAHWFALPLLCRLPAPEIPTVVEVVVDEGVFHLRLGGGGPAYGDGPAEELDARLVLDSDTCRELGEGVLNVEQGVTAGRIKVLGDGPFAAALRGS, encoded by the coding sequence TTGTCTAGACTGCGTCGCATGCCGCCACGTCAGCAACGCCGTCGAAGCTACGACCAGTACTGCGCCTCCGCCCGCGCCCTGGACGCGGTCGGGGACCGCTGGACCCTGCTGATCGTCCGGGAGCTCCTTGGCGGACCGCGCCGCTACACCGACTTGCATGCCGACCTGCCCGGCGTCTCCACGGACGTGCTTGCCGCCCGGCTCAAGGACATGGAGGCACAGGGTCTCGCGACACGGCGCAGGCTCCCGCCGCCGGGAGCCGCGACGGTCTACGAACTCACCCCGCGAGGCGTGGGGTTGCTGCCCGTCCTGACCGCACTCGCCGAATGGGGTGCGCCCGACCTCGCCGAGCGCCGACCCACCGACGCGGTACGGGCGCACTGGTTCGCTCTGCCCCTCCTGTGCCGCCTCCCGGCGCCGGAGATCCCGACTGTCGTCGAAGTGGTAGTGGACGAAGGTGTGTTCCACCTACGCCTAGGCGGCGGAGGGCCGGCGTACGGCGACGGACCCGCCGAGGAACTGGACGCGCGCCTCGTGCTCGACTCCGACACCTGCCGCGAACTCGGCGAGGGAGTGCTCAACGTCGAACAGGGCGTCACAGCGGGCCGGATCAAGGTCCTGGGCGACGGTCCGTTCGCCGCCGCGCTGCGCGGCAGCTGA
- a CDS encoding integrase core domain-containing protein: MLRRLLEPGQYTSQQFAALADELGVRLSASRTGQCWDNALAESFFATINRELLETAAWPSPPRAEHPGKGPGRRPASAAPPKAGAPEHLTDHRLRRCSSRSVTTWS; this comes from the coding sequence GTGTTGCGACGACTCCTTGAACCCGGGCAGTACACGAGCCAGCAATTCGCCGCGCTGGCCGACGAGCTTGGAGTCCGGCTGTCGGCCAGCCGGACCGGACAGTGCTGGGACAACGCGCTCGCCGAGTCGTTCTTCGCCACCATCAATCGCGAGTTGCTGGAGACCGCCGCATGGCCAAGTCCGCCGCGTGCAGAACACCCAGGGAAGGGCCCCGGCCGTCGTCCAGCCTCTGCAGCACCCCCGAAGGCTGGCGCTCCCGAGCACCTCACGGACCACCGACTGCGGCGATGTTCCAGCCGCTCGGTGACGACCTGGTCGTAG
- a CDS encoding ABC transporter substrate-binding protein encodes MNTPPSTPVAERTDGSSVRIGALVPLTRPGWVEAGQHLLAGLELAVREVNEAGGILGRPLELVVRDTAADPQRAAAAVDELARLGVVAVAGEYHSVVARAAAVRADALGLPFLCSSAVLDALTEQPTEWVARLSPPQSHGWQVYADFLLGAGHSRIAVAAQSSVYWASGTRILRDYFASRGGTVIELDMSALTPVAVCDELVDHRATALLLLVGHPEPAVPLVKSVRSDQRLAEVLIGAPAGQPEFAEWATLLGDDGAAIPFLRYLPERLSPLGARVETALRERLAEAPSFVAFEGYDTIAVLADVLRAHGTDRARTAESWPRVAVEGTRGKIQFSRTPGISVWQWARTPVQVVDRDPGELDRFRILHAD; translated from the coding sequence ATGAATACGCCACCTTCGACACCTGTGGCAGAGCGGACCGACGGGTCATCCGTCCGGATCGGCGCGCTCGTTCCGCTGACCCGGCCGGGCTGGGTCGAGGCGGGGCAACACCTGCTCGCCGGACTCGAGCTGGCCGTACGCGAGGTCAACGAGGCCGGCGGGATCCTCGGGAGACCGCTCGAGCTGGTGGTCCGGGACACCGCGGCTGATCCGCAGAGAGCCGCGGCGGCCGTCGACGAATTGGCCCGCCTGGGCGTGGTGGCGGTGGCGGGGGAGTATCACAGCGTCGTCGCTCGCGCCGCTGCTGTCAGGGCCGACGCCCTCGGCCTGCCGTTCCTCTGCTCGTCAGCAGTTCTCGACGCGCTCACCGAACAGCCGACGGAATGGGTCGCGCGCCTCTCCCCGCCGCAGTCCCACGGCTGGCAGGTCTACGCGGACTTCCTCCTCGGCGCGGGCCACAGCCGAATCGCTGTAGCAGCCCAGTCGAGTGTCTACTGGGCATCCGGGACCCGCATTCTGCGGGACTACTTCGCTTCACGCGGCGGCACTGTCATCGAGCTCGACATGAGCGCGCTCACCCCCGTGGCCGTGTGCGACGAACTCGTCGATCATCGGGCGACAGCCCTCCTTCTTCTGGTCGGCCACCCGGAGCCGGCGGTGCCGCTCGTCAAGTCTGTCCGCAGCGACCAGCGCCTCGCCGAGGTCCTGATCGGCGCTCCGGCCGGGCAACCGGAGTTCGCCGAATGGGCGACGCTGCTGGGCGACGACGGCGCCGCGATCCCGTTCTTGCGCTACTTGCCCGAGCGCCTCAGCCCACTCGGTGCACGAGTCGAGACGGCCCTCCGCGAGCGGCTGGCCGAAGCGCCCTCCTTCGTCGCCTTCGAGGGCTACGACACGATCGCCGTCCTCGCCGATGTGCTGCGTGCTCACGGCACGGACCGGGCGCGCACTGCCGAATCCTGGCCGCGCGTTGCCGTCGAAGGCACCCGCGGGAAGATCCAGTTCTCCCGCACGCCAGGCATCAGCGTCTGGCAATGGGCTCGGACGCCGGTCCAAGTCGTGGACCGAGATCCGGGGGAACTCGATCGCTTTCGGATCCTCCACGCCGACTGA
- a CDS encoding IS110 family transposase has product MFNTEDVGVFLGLDVGKSAHHGHGLTPAGKKVFDKPLPNSEPKLRAVFDKLAAKFATVLVIVDQPASIGALPLAVARDTGCKVAYLPGLAMRRIADLYPGEAKTDAKDAAVIADAARTMPHTLRSLELTDEITAELTVLTGFDQDLAAEATRTSNRIRGLLTQFHPSLERVVGPRLDHQAVTWLLERYGSPAALRKAGRRRLVELIRPKAPRMAARLIDDVFTALDEQTVVVPGTGTLDIVVPSLARSLAAVQEQRRALEAQINTLLQAHPLSPVLTSMPGVGVRTAAVLLTTVGDGTSFPTAAHLASYAGLAPTTKSSGTSIHGEHAPRGGNRQLKRAMFLSAFACMNADAASRTYYDKQRARGKTHTQALLRLARQRISVLFAMLRDGTFYEPRTPETAPA; this is encoded by the coding sequence ATGTTCAATACCGAAGACGTGGGCGTGTTCCTCGGCCTGGACGTCGGCAAGAGTGCTCATCACGGCCACGGGCTCACCCCGGCCGGGAAGAAGGTCTTCGACAAGCCACTGCCCAACAGCGAGCCGAAACTGCGGGCCGTCTTCGACAAGCTGGCCGCAAAGTTCGCCACCGTGCTGGTGATCGTGGACCAGCCCGCCTCCATCGGTGCTCTGCCGCTGGCCGTGGCCCGGGACACAGGCTGCAAGGTCGCCTACCTGCCCGGCCTGGCGATGCGAAGGATCGCCGACCTCTACCCAGGCGAGGCGAAGACCGACGCGAAGGACGCCGCGGTGATCGCGGACGCCGCCCGCACCATGCCCCACACCCTGCGCTCCCTGGAGCTCACAGACGAGATCACCGCCGAGCTGACCGTCCTCACCGGCTTCGACCAGGACCTTGCGGCCGAGGCCACCCGCACCTCCAACCGGATACGCGGCCTGCTCACCCAGTTCCACCCCTCGCTGGAACGCGTCGTCGGCCCGCGTCTGGACCACCAGGCCGTCACCTGGCTCCTGGAACGCTACGGATCTCCGGCCGCGCTGCGAAAGGCCGGACGCCGCAGGCTCGTTGAGCTGATCCGGCCCAAGGCCCCACGCATGGCCGCCCGGCTGATCGACGACGTCTTTACCGCGCTGGACGAGCAGACCGTCGTGGTCCCGGGGACCGGCACCCTCGACATCGTCGTGCCCTCCCTGGCCCGCTCGCTCGCGGCCGTCCAGGAACAGCGCCGGGCCCTGGAAGCCCAGATCAACACCCTGCTGCAGGCCCACCCTCTTTCCCCGGTCCTGACGTCGATGCCCGGCGTCGGCGTCAGGACCGCCGCCGTCCTGCTGACCACCGTCGGCGACGGCACCAGCTTCCCCACCGCCGCCCACCTCGCCTCCTACGCCGGGCTCGCCCCCACCACGAAGTCCTCGGGAACCTCGATCCACGGCGAACACGCACCCAGAGGCGGAAACCGGCAGCTCAAACGCGCCATGTTCCTCTCCGCCTTCGCCTGCATGAACGCCGATGCGGCCTCCCGCACCTACTACGACAAACAACGCGCCCGAGGAAAAACCCATACCCAGGCCCTCCTCCGCCTCGCCCGCCAACGCATCAGCGTCCTGTTCGCCATGCTCCGCGACGGCACGTTCTACGAGCCCCGCACCCCCGAAACCGCCCCCGCCTGA
- a CDS encoding alpha/beta hydrolase, whose protein sequence is MTAPSGSIVLEPAAQQFADATSQPPFLYDLGPEKARRVLDDLQAEPIEKLDVDSEWITVPADVGDVRVRIVRPRGAAPPLPVVLYMHGGGWILGNADTHDRLVRELADGAQAAIVFVEYTRSPEAHYPVAIEQGYATAQWIVREGAAHGLEPDRMAVAGDSVGGNMTAALALMAKERGDVRFVHQSMYYPVTDAEMNTKSYADLATGYFLTAKAMEWFWNAYIPDRAQRSEITASPLKADLDQLSGLPPAFLLVDEADVLRDEGEAYAAKLRGAGVDTTTVRYDGITHDFMMLNPLSDTHATRAAVAQAVAVLRDALSSGVASP, encoded by the coding sequence ATGACCGCTCCCTCTGGCTCCATCGTTCTGGAGCCCGCAGCCCAGCAGTTCGCAGATGCCACGTCCCAGCCGCCGTTCTTGTACGACCTGGGGCCCGAGAAGGCCCGCAGGGTGCTGGACGACCTTCAAGCGGAACCGATCGAGAAGCTCGATGTCGACTCAGAGTGGATCACTGTTCCTGCCGATGTCGGCGATGTACGTGTCCGCATCGTCCGGCCGCGAGGCGCCGCGCCGCCCCTCCCCGTGGTTCTCTATATGCATGGCGGTGGATGGATTCTGGGCAACGCCGACACCCATGATCGACTGGTCCGCGAGCTCGCGGACGGGGCGCAGGCTGCGATCGTGTTCGTCGAGTACACCCGCTCTCCCGAGGCGCACTACCCGGTGGCGATCGAGCAGGGCTACGCCACCGCTCAGTGGATCGTCCGAGAAGGCGCTGCCCATGGCCTCGAACCGGACCGCATGGCGGTGGCGGGCGACTCGGTCGGCGGAAACATGACGGCTGCTCTCGCTCTGATGGCCAAGGAGCGCGGCGACGTCCGTTTCGTGCATCAGTCCATGTACTACCCGGTCACCGACGCCGAAATGAACACCAAATCCTACGCCGATCTCGCCACCGGCTACTTCCTCACCGCCAAGGCCATGGAATGGTTCTGGAACGCCTATATTCCCGACCGCGCGCAGCGCAGCGAGATCACCGCCTCTCCCCTGAAGGCCGACCTTGATCAGCTCTCCGGTCTGCCACCGGCCTTCCTCCTTGTCGACGAGGCAGATGTCCTACGCGACGAGGGCGAGGCGTACGCGGCCAAGCTCCGCGGCGCGGGCGTCGACACCACCACGGTCCGTTACGACGGCATCACCCACGACTTCATGATGCTCAACCCCCTCAGCGACACCCATGCCACCCGTGCGGCCGTTGCCCAGGCCGTCGCAGTGCTGCGCGACGCCCTGAGCAGTGGTGTCGCTTCGCCTTGA
- a CDS encoding pyridoxal phosphate-dependent aminotransferase: MEFRQSSKLSEVCYEIRGPVIEQANALEEAGHSVLRLNTGNPALFGFEAPEEIVQDMIRMLPRAHGYTDSRGVLSARRAVTQRYQALGLSEVTVDDVFLGNGVSELVSMAVQALLEDGDEVLIPAPDFPLWTAVTTLAGGKAVHYVCDESADWYPDLDDMASKITDRTRAVVIINPNNPTGAVYPKEIVEGILDLARRHQLMVFADEIYDQILYDDAVHHCTAALAPDLVVLTFCGLSKTYRVAGFRSGWLVVTGPKQHAKSYLEGLSMLASMRLCANAPAQYAIQAALGGRQSINELTAPGGRLLEQRDRAWEKLNEIPGVSCVKPKGALYAFPRIDPKVHPIHDDEKFVLDLLLQEKIQVVQGTGFNWPRPDHFRILTLPHADDLDTAISRIGRFLNGYRQ; the protein is encoded by the coding sequence ATGGAGTTTCGGCAGTCGAGCAAGCTCAGCGAGGTCTGTTACGAGATCCGAGGGCCGGTGATCGAGCAGGCCAACGCACTGGAGGAGGCGGGCCACAGCGTGCTGCGCCTCAACACCGGGAATCCGGCGCTGTTCGGCTTCGAGGCGCCCGAGGAAATCGTCCAGGACATGATCCGGATGCTCCCCCGGGCACACGGCTACACCGACTCGCGCGGGGTGCTCTCCGCCCGCCGCGCGGTGACCCAGCGTTACCAGGCGCTCGGCCTGAGCGAGGTCACGGTGGACGACGTCTTCCTCGGCAACGGGGTCTCCGAGCTGGTCTCCATGGCCGTGCAGGCACTCCTTGAGGACGGCGACGAAGTCCTCATTCCCGCCCCCGACTTTCCGCTCTGGACCGCCGTCACCACCCTCGCTGGCGGCAAGGCCGTGCACTACGTCTGTGACGAGTCGGCCGACTGGTACCCCGACCTCGACGACATGGCATCCAAGATCACGGACCGCACCAGGGCCGTGGTCATCATCAACCCCAACAACCCCACGGGCGCGGTCTACCCGAAGGAGATCGTCGAAGGCATCCTCGACCTCGCCCGCCGCCACCAGTTGATGGTCTTCGCGGACGAGATCTACGACCAGATCCTGTACGACGACGCCGTGCACCACTGCACGGCGGCCCTCGCTCCTGACCTGGTCGTCCTGACCTTCTGCGGGCTGTCGAAGACGTACCGGGTGGCGGGATTCCGTTCCGGCTGGCTCGTGGTGACCGGCCCCAAACAGCACGCGAAGAGCTACCTGGAGGGGCTGAGCATGCTCGCCTCCATGCGGCTGTGCGCTAATGCCCCGGCCCAGTACGCCATCCAGGCCGCGCTCGGCGGCCGTCAGTCCATCAACGAACTGACCGCGCCGGGCGGCCGTCTCCTCGAACAGCGCGACCGCGCCTGGGAGAAGCTCAACGAGATCCCCGGAGTGTCGTGCGTCAAGCCGAAGGGCGCCCTGTACGCGTTTCCGCGCATCGACCCCAAGGTGCACCCGATCCACGACGACGAGAAGTTCGTGCTCGACCTACTGCTCCAGGAGAAGATCCAGGTCGTCCAGGGCACCGGCTTCAACTGGCCCCGCCCCGACCACTTCCGGATCCTGACCCTTCCGCACGCCGACGACCTGGACACGGCGATCAGCCGGATCGGAAGGTTCCTGAATGGGTACCGGCAGTAG
- the katG gene encoding catalase/peroxidase HPI has product MSGSESENPVIPSPAPTPTRPRTNRDWWPNQLDLQVLHQHSPRSNPMGEDFNYAEEFTTLDLDALKQDVFEVMTTSQDWWPADYGHYGPLFIRMSWHAAGTYRIADGRGGGGSGAQRFAPLNSWPDNASLDKARRLLWPVKQKYGRKISWADLLVFAGNCAMESMGFKTFGFGFGREDIWEPEEIFWGPEDTWLGDERYSGDRKLAGPFGAVQMGLIYVNPEGPNGNPDPMAAARDIRETFGRMAMNDEETVALIVGGHTFGKCHGAVDAEYIGPEPEASPIEQQGLGWRNTYGSGKGADALTSGLEGAWTSEPTQWDNGYLDNLFRYDWELTTSPAGAKQWTPTDPSAKGTVPDAHHPSKRHAPMMLTTDLSLKMDPIYGPITRSFHENPDKLAVAFAKAWYKLLHRDMGPLSRYLGPWIPEPQLWQDPVPEVDHELVTDEDIAALKGRILASGLSVSQLVTTAWASAASFRSTDKRGGANGARIRLAPQRDWEVNDLPEVAEVLQTLEQIQQDFNRSQAGGTKVSLADLIVLGGCAAVEQAAKNAGHDITVPFAPGRADASQEQTDVESFAVLEPSADGFRNYLRAGEKLSAETLLLDRANRLTLTALEMTVLIGGLRALNANFGQCPHGVFTGRPETLTNDFFVNLLDLGTEWKASAWAESVFEGRDRATGEVKWTATAVDLIFGSHSQLRAVSEVYACEDAREKFVRDFVAAWDKVMNLDRFDLA; this is encoded by the coding sequence GTGTCCGGCAGCGAAAGCGAGAACCCAGTAATCCCCTCCCCGGCCCCCACGCCGACTCGACCCAGGACGAATCGGGACTGGTGGCCGAATCAGCTGGACCTTCAGGTTCTCCACCAGCACTCGCCCCGGTCCAATCCGATGGGTGAGGACTTCAACTACGCAGAAGAGTTCACGACCCTCGACCTCGACGCGCTGAAGCAGGACGTCTTCGAGGTCATGACGACGTCACAGGACTGGTGGCCTGCCGACTACGGCCACTACGGGCCGCTCTTCATCCGGATGAGTTGGCATGCCGCGGGAACGTACCGTATCGCCGATGGCCGGGGGGGTGGCGGTTCCGGCGCTCAGCGCTTTGCCCCCCTCAACAGTTGGCCGGACAACGCGAGCCTCGACAAGGCGCGCCGTTTGCTCTGGCCGGTCAAGCAGAAGTACGGCCGGAAAATCTCCTGGGCCGACCTTCTGGTCTTCGCCGGCAACTGCGCCATGGAATCGATGGGGTTCAAGACTTTCGGGTTCGGCTTCGGGCGAGAGGACATCTGGGAACCCGAGGAAATCTTCTGGGGGCCCGAGGACACATGGCTCGGAGATGAGCGCTACAGCGGCGACAGGAAACTCGCCGGTCCTTTCGGTGCCGTGCAGATGGGACTGATCTACGTCAATCCGGAGGGGCCCAACGGCAACCCGGATCCGATGGCTGCCGCCAGGGACATTCGCGAGACGTTCGGGCGTATGGCGATGAATGACGAGGAGACGGTTGCGCTCATCGTCGGCGGCCACACGTTCGGCAAGTGTCACGGTGCGGTCGATGCCGAGTACATCGGCCCGGAACCCGAGGCCAGCCCCATCGAGCAGCAGGGCCTCGGCTGGAGAAACACTTACGGCAGCGGCAAAGGCGCAGACGCGCTCACCAGTGGGCTTGAGGGCGCATGGACCTCCGAGCCGACGCAGTGGGACAACGGGTACCTGGACAACCTGTTCAGGTACGACTGGGAGCTGACGACGAGCCCCGCCGGTGCGAAGCAGTGGACTCCCACGGATCCCTCGGCCAAGGGCACCGTGCCTGATGCTCACCATCCGTCGAAGAGGCACGCTCCCATGATGCTGACGACGGACCTGTCGCTGAAGATGGACCCAATCTACGGGCCGATCACGAGGAGCTTCCACGAGAACCCGGACAAGCTCGCGGTAGCGTTCGCCAAGGCGTGGTACAAGCTGCTGCACCGCGACATGGGACCCCTCTCGCGTTACCTCGGCCCGTGGATTCCCGAGCCGCAGCTGTGGCAGGACCCCGTTCCCGAGGTCGATCACGAACTCGTCACGGACGAGGACATCGCCGCCCTCAAGGGCAGGATCCTCGCCTCGGGACTGTCCGTCTCCCAGCTGGTCACCACCGCTTGGGCGTCGGCGGCGAGCTTCCGCAGCACCGACAAGCGTGGCGGGGCCAACGGGGCACGGATTCGGCTCGCGCCGCAAAGGGACTGGGAGGTCAACGACCTGCCCGAGGTGGCTGAGGTGCTGCAGACCCTTGAGCAGATCCAGCAGGACTTCAACCGCTCACAGGCTGGCGGAACGAAGGTTTCTCTCGCTGACCTGATCGTCCTGGGCGGGTGTGCGGCCGTCGAGCAAGCCGCTAAGAACGCCGGGCACGACATCACAGTCCCATTCGCACCGGGGCGCGCGGACGCCTCGCAGGAGCAGACCGACGTGGAGTCGTTCGCCGTGCTCGAACCGAGCGCAGATGGGTTCCGCAACTACCTCCGAGCAGGAGAGAAGTTGTCGGCGGAGACTCTCCTACTGGACCGGGCCAACCGGTTGACGCTGACCGCTCTCGAGATGACGGTTCTGATCGGCGGTTTGCGGGCCCTGAACGCCAACTTCGGGCAATGCCCACATGGCGTCTTCACCGGCCGGCCCGAGACATTGACCAACGACTTCTTCGTCAATCTGCTCGACTTGGGCACGGAGTGGAAGGCATCCGCCTGGGCTGAGAGCGTATTCGAGGGTCGGGATCGCGCCACGGGCGAGGTCAAGTGGACCGCCACCGCCGTCGACCTCATCTTCGGTTCCCACTCCCAGCTCCGAGCCGTCTCGGAGGTCTACGCGTGCGAGGATGCGAGAGAGAAGTTCGTGCGTGACTTTGTGGCCGCCTGGGACAAGGTGATGAACCTCGATCGGTTCGACCTCGCCTGA